In Vicia villosa cultivar HV-30 ecotype Madison, WI unplaced genomic scaffold, Vvil1.0 ctg.000197F_1_1, whole genome shotgun sequence, one genomic interval encodes:
- the LOC131625252 gene encoding uncharacterized protein LOC131625252, producing MQIEKENEENAMDSLLCPSFSTYSSNNLNDVAHQVIYENDSSNSQNDDFEFVAFEKTSDEVFFDHRRRNTAHRVFPIFNRDGDKRNSDAAEISVSLRKLINRDGERKNSDAAEILTPLRKLMIGDAKRNIDPPSSSSSSSEVEDDLEDVLPASCCLWTPKSPMASPIKCKKSNSTGSSSNFSASKRWKFLSLLRRSKSDGKESLILVTPSLEFKKEAKVEKSKVKSGEKSFRIVAEKNIPVTERKIPAPVTAMEAFYLRKKENKRKSNLAYKQELIGFGIGFNAHIGRVHV from the coding sequence atgcaaatagaaaaagaaaacgaAGAAAATGCAATGGACTCGTTGTTGTGTCCAAGTTTCAGTACTTATTCTTCTAATAACTTAAACGACGTCGCTCACCAAGTTATTTACGAAAACGACAGCTCCAACTCTCAAAACGACGATTTCGAATTCGTCGCGTTTGAAAAAACTTCTGATGAGGTTTTCTTCGATCACCGTCGCCGCAATACAGCTCACAGAGTTTTCCCGATATTTAACCGTGACGGCGATAAGAGAAATTCTGATGCGGCGGAGATTTCTGTTTCGCTGCGGAAATTGATAAATCGTGACGGTGAGAGAAAGAACTCCGATGCGGCGGAGATTTTGACTCCGTTACGGAAGTTGATGATCGGAGATGCAAAGCGGAATATTGATCCTCCGTCTTCGTCCTCGTCTTCATCGGAGGTGGAAGACGATCTGGAAGATGTCCTGCCGGCGTCATGTTGCTTGTGGACACCGAAGTCTCCGATGGCTTCTCCAATCAAATGCAAGAAAAGCAATTCCACTGGTTCCTCTTCTAATTTTTCGGCATCAAAGCGATGGAAGTTTCTGAGTTTACTCAGGCGAAGTAAAAGCGACGGGAAAGAATCGTTGATTCTCGTAACTCCGTCATTAGAGTTTAAGAAGGAAGCGAAAGTGGAGAAATCAAAGGTGAAAAGCGGTGAGAAAAGCTTTCGGATAGTTGCTGAAAAAAATATTCCGGTAACGGAGAGGAAAATTCCGGCGCCGGTAACGGCAATGGAAGCATTTtatttaagaaagaaagagaataagAGAAAATCGAATTTAGCTTATAAGCAAGAGTTGATTGGTTTTGGTATTGGTTTTAATGCTCATATTGGAAGAGTTCATGTTTGA